Proteins encoded in a region of the Sphingomonas sp. OV641 genome:
- the xth gene encoding exodeoxyribonuclease III, whose translation MKIVTYNVNGIKARLPRLLEYLAEQQPDVVCLQELKSSDETFPIQEVRDAGYGACWHGQKGFNGVAVLARGSDPVEQQRGLEGEPEDEHSRYLECTVDGLTVASIYLPNGNPQPGPKFDYKLRWIDRLTRRARELLAGEIPAVLAGDYNVIPNDGDTFSVRAMADDALMQPESRAGYRALLAQGWTDALRVRNPAGGIWTFWDYQAGAWQRDAGFRIDHLLLSPAVADRLIEAGVDKEYRGREKASDHAPTWVRLR comes from the coding sequence GTGAAGATCGTCACTTACAACGTCAACGGCATCAAGGCCCGCCTCCCGCGCCTGCTGGAATATCTGGCCGAGCAGCAGCCGGATGTCGTCTGCCTGCAGGAGCTGAAGTCCAGCGACGAAACCTTCCCCATTCAGGAGGTGCGCGACGCGGGCTATGGCGCGTGCTGGCATGGGCAGAAGGGGTTCAACGGGGTCGCGGTGCTGGCGCGCGGCAGCGATCCTGTCGAGCAGCAGCGCGGTCTAGAGGGCGAGCCGGAGGACGAACATAGCCGCTATCTCGAATGCACCGTGGACGGCCTGACGGTCGCATCCATTTACCTGCCAAACGGCAATCCGCAGCCCGGTCCCAAGTTCGACTACAAGCTGCGCTGGATCGACCGCCTGACACGCCGCGCGCGTGAGCTCCTGGCAGGTGAGATCCCCGCGGTGCTGGCGGGAGACTATAACGTCATTCCGAATGACGGTGACACCTTCTCCGTGCGGGCCATGGCCGATGATGCGCTGATGCAGCCGGAAAGCCGCGCCGGCTACCGTGCGCTGCTGGCGCAGGGGTGGACCGATGCCCTGCGCGTGCGGAACCCCGCCGGCGGAATATGGACGTTCTGGGATTATCAGGCCGGCGCGTGGCAGCGTGATGCCGGGTTCCGGATCGATCATCTGCTGCTTTCCCCCGCAGTGGCGGATCGCCTGATCGAGGCGGGCGTTGATAAGGAATATCGCGGGCGAGAAAAGGCCAGCGATCACGCGCCCACCTGGGTGCGGCTGCGCTGA
- a CDS encoding ferritin-like domain-containing protein yields MTSVAEAARRVLDAADPVRKVKAARHAARAWRLGELDHAFDVEMPDSPARPLTPELLPPNRMPKRGKGGSARGRLALLHALAHIEFVAIDLAFDIVGRFGAGYPRAFVDDWFSVGADEAMHFALLDRRLKALGSGYGALPAHAGLWEAASATANDAVARLAVVPMALEARGLDVTPATVARFMAAGDETSARILQRIYTDEIRHVRFGTKWFEASCRERDLSPAAHWQSLIAAQFSGVVKGPFNDSARDSAGLTREYYGAIA; encoded by the coding sequence GTGACCAGTGTTGCCGAGGCGGCTCGCCGAGTGCTGGACGCGGCCGATCCCGTCCGGAAGGTAAAGGCTGCGCGTCACGCGGCGCGGGCGTGGCGGCTGGGCGAACTCGATCACGCATTCGACGTGGAGATGCCGGATTCGCCTGCGCGGCCCCTTACGCCCGAACTGCTGCCCCCTAATCGCATGCCGAAGCGCGGCAAAGGCGGATCGGCGCGCGGCCGCCTGGCGCTGCTTCATGCACTGGCGCACATCGAGTTCGTGGCGATCGATTTGGCGTTCGACATCGTCGGACGCTTCGGCGCCGGTTACCCCCGCGCCTTTGTGGACGATTGGTTTTCCGTTGGTGCGGATGAAGCGATGCACTTCGCGCTTCTCGACCGGCGGTTGAAGGCCTTGGGCAGCGGCTATGGTGCGCTGCCCGCGCACGCCGGCCTGTGGGAGGCGGCCAGTGCCACGGCGAACGATGCTGTTGCGCGCCTTGCCGTCGTTCCCATGGCGCTGGAGGCGCGCGGCCTGGACGTGACCCCCGCAACCGTTGCCCGCTTCATGGCCGCAGGCGACGAGACCAGCGCGCGCATCCTGCAGCGGATCTATACCGACGAGATCCGCCACGTGCGGTTCGGAACCAAATGGTTCGAGGCCAGCTGCAGGGAGCGCGATCTTTCGCCCGCGGCGCATTGGCAATCGCTGATCGCGGCTCAGTTCAGCGGTGTGGTGAAGGGTCCGTTCAACGACTCAGCGCGCGACTCTGCCGGCCTAACGCGAGAATATTATGGCGCTATTGCCTAA
- a CDS encoding aminotransferase class I/II-fold pyridoxal phosphate-dependent enzyme — MTETGLQAEALPADPAEVAPERDLFDKFAPLIAERQALLDSGVRDPFGIVMEEVKSPTVAVIKGRETILLGTYNYMGMTFDPDVIAAGKEAFDRFGSGTNGSRALNGTFHDHMEVEQALRDFYGMSGAIVFSTGYQANLGIISAIAAKGEYIILDADSHASIYDGCAMGNAEVVRFRHNSVEDLDKRLGRLPKEPGKLVVLEGVYSMLGDVAPLKDMVAVAKKHGAMVLVDEAHSMGFFGPNGRGVYEDQGLQDQVDFVIGTFSKSVGTVGGFCVSNHPEFEILRFVCRPYIFTASLPPAVVASATASIRKLMHAADKRERLWANTRQLHAGLSQLGFRLPTAQPESAIVAVLLDDQEQAVRMWHGLLEAGLYVNVARPPATPAGMFLLRCSVCAEHTPEQMAQVIAMFEAAGRATGVIA, encoded by the coding sequence ATGACCGAAACCGGCCTCCAGGCAGAAGCACTGCCCGCCGATCCTGCCGAAGTGGCACCCGAACGCGACCTGTTCGACAAGTTCGCGCCCTTGATCGCGGAGCGCCAGGCGCTGCTCGATTCCGGCGTGCGCGACCCGTTCGGGATCGTGATGGAAGAGGTGAAATCCCCGACCGTTGCCGTGATCAAGGGGCGCGAGACGATCCTGCTCGGCACCTACAATTACATGGGCATGACGTTTGATCCGGACGTGATCGCCGCCGGCAAGGAAGCGTTCGACCGGTTCGGTTCGGGCACCAACGGCAGCCGCGCGCTGAACGGCACGTTCCACGATCACATGGAAGTCGAGCAGGCGCTGCGCGACTTCTATGGCATGTCCGGCGCCATCGTCTTTTCAACAGGTTACCAGGCGAACCTCGGTATCATCTCAGCCATTGCGGCAAAGGGTGAGTATATCATCCTGGACGCCGACAGCCACGCCTCGATCTACGACGGCTGCGCCATGGGCAATGCCGAGGTCGTGCGCTTCCGGCACAATTCGGTGGAGGACCTGGACAAGCGGCTAGGCCGGTTGCCCAAGGAGCCGGGCAAGCTGGTGGTGCTGGAAGGCGTCTATTCGATGCTGGGCGATGTCGCGCCGCTGAAGGACATGGTGGCGGTCGCGAAGAAGCATGGCGCGATGGTGCTGGTGGACGAAGCGCATTCCATGGGCTTCTTCGGCCCGAACGGCCGCGGCGTTTATGAAGACCAGGGATTGCAGGACCAGGTCGACTTCGTGATCGGCACCTTTTCCAAGTCGGTCGGCACCGTTGGCGGTTTTTGCGTGTCGAACCATCCCGAGTTCGAAATCCTGCGCTTCGTCTGCCGCCCCTACATCTTCACCGCCAGCCTGCCCCCCGCGGTGGTCGCATCCGCGACCGCCTCGATCCGCAAGCTGATGCATGCCGCCGACAAGCGCGAGCGGCTGTGGGCCAATACGCGCCAGCTTCACGCCGGCCTCTCGCAGCTTGGCTTCCGCCTGCCGACGGCGCAGCCCGAATCCGCCATCGTCGCCGTCCTTCTGGACGACCAGGAGCAGGCGGTGCGGATGTGGCACGGCCTGTTGGAGGCCGGGCTGTACGTGAACGTCGCGCGCCCCCCGGCAACGCCCGCCGGCATGTTCCTGCTGCGCTGCTCGGTCTGCGCGGAGCACACGCCCGAACAGATGGCGCAAGTTATCGCGATGTTCGAGGCGGCGGGACGGGCCACTGGCGTGATCGCTTGA
- a CDS encoding GNAT family N-acetyltransferase yields the protein MAGSLTIRPVQTKRDRKAFVDLPFRLYRDDPNWVPPLKSEALGLITPEKNGWYSHAKAQLFLAERNGKVVGRISAHIDTLALEMPQVQGFGPGTGQWGLMEAEDQGVFAALLQAAETWLREQGMTRTLGPISQSIWEEPGLLIDGYDHPPTVMMGHAKREYRDWIEGAGHQPVKQLMTYDLDITQEFPPIVQRIIKSGEKNARINVRMVDKSRFDEEAAIILSILNDAWSDNWGFVPLTPPEIRDVGVKLKPIVFNDLIRIAELDGKPVAFMITLPDLNEPLAGLNGSLLPFGWAKLLLWLRRPKVRTMRVPLMGVVKELQSSRMASQLAFMMIEYIRRASITHYGATRGEIGWILDDNQGMRSIAETIDSRVNKVYQVYEKTL from the coding sequence ATGGCAGGCTCACTCACCATCCGTCCCGTGCAGACCAAGCGCGATCGCAAGGCGTTCGTCGATCTGCCGTTTCGTCTTTACCGCGATGATCCCAACTGGGTGCCGCCGTTGAAGAGCGAGGCGCTGGGGCTGATCACGCCGGAAAAGAACGGCTGGTACAGCCACGCCAAGGCGCAGCTTTTCCTCGCCGAGCGGAACGGCAAGGTCGTCGGTCGCATCTCGGCACATATCGACACGCTGGCGCTTGAGATGCCTCAGGTGCAGGGGTTCGGGCCGGGCACCGGTCAATGGGGCCTGATGGAAGCGGAAGATCAGGGCGTGTTCGCCGCCTTGCTGCAGGCCGCGGAAACGTGGCTGCGCGAACAGGGGATGACGCGCACGCTTGGTCCAATCTCGCAGTCGATCTGGGAAGAGCCGGGCCTCCTGATCGACGGCTATGATCATCCGCCGACCGTGATGATGGGCCATGCGAAGCGCGAATACCGCGACTGGATCGAAGGCGCAGGCCATCAGCCGGTCAAGCAGCTGATGACCTATGATCTGGACATCACGCAGGAATTTCCGCCGATCGTCCAGCGGATCATCAAATCCGGCGAGAAGAATGCGCGGATCAACGTGCGCATGGTCGACAAGTCCCGCTTCGATGAAGAGGCAGCCATCATCCTGTCGATCCTGAACGACGCCTGGAGCGACAATTGGGGTTTCGTCCCGCTGACGCCGCCGGAAATTCGCGATGTCGGCGTCAAGCTGAAGCCGATCGTGTTCAACGATCTGATCCGTATCGCCGAGCTGGATGGAAAGCCCGTCGCCTTCATGATCACCCTGCCCGACCTGAACGAGCCGCTGGCGGGGCTGAACGGCTCCTTGCTGCCGTTCGGCTGGGCGAAGCTGCTCCTGTGGCTGCGGCGCCCGAAGGTTCGCACGATGCGCGTGCCGCTGATGGGGGTGGTGAAGGAGCTTCAGTCATCGCGCATGGCGAGCCAGCTTGCCTTCATGATGATCGAATATATTCGCCGCGCCTCCATCACGCATTATGGCGCCACGCGCGGCGAGATCGGCTGGATCCTCGATGACAATCAAGGGATGCGATCGATCGCCGAGACGATCGATAGCCGCGTCAACAAAGTGTATCAGGTGTACGAAAAGACCCTGTAG
- a CDS encoding fatty acid desaturase, which translates to MTTMTFARTNSVAAARVPIADDRAMLKAAAELTRDLNAPRPAIYWADLLGSALVGYVALGVAIAAGPLWLTLIAGVVSMLALYRGMSFIHELTHVKHAALPGFRLGYNAVIGVPLLVPSFMYEGVHNLHHARTRYGTSEDPEYLPLALMKPWSLPLFVLIAALAPVALIFRYGVLSPLSVIVPGLRRIVVERYSALAINPQFRRRMPEGEAAKQWNRIEAACAIWAMSLIALVATGTIPARAFAIMVGVASGLAVINQLRTLVAHLWENEGEPMTVTAQYLDSVNVPPPATLPALWAPVGLRYHALHHLLPGLPYHALGEAHRRLSAVLDKDSPYYKANYAGMPGLVAKIARSTMLPR; encoded by the coding sequence ATGACGACCATGACTTTCGCCCGGACCAATTCTGTGGCTGCCGCTCGTGTGCCGATCGCCGATGATCGTGCCATGCTGAAGGCCGCTGCCGAGCTGACCCGCGATCTGAATGCGCCGCGGCCGGCGATCTACTGGGCGGACCTGCTCGGGTCGGCTCTGGTCGGCTATGTGGCACTGGGCGTCGCCATCGCGGCAGGCCCGCTTTGGCTCACGCTGATCGCTGGCGTGGTGTCGATGCTGGCGCTCTACCGCGGGATGAGCTTCATCCACGAACTGACGCATGTAAAGCATGCCGCGCTGCCCGGCTTCCGGCTGGGGTATAATGCGGTGATTGGCGTGCCGCTGCTGGTACCGTCCTTCATGTACGAAGGGGTGCACAATCTGCACCACGCACGTACGCGATACGGCACGTCGGAGGATCCGGAATATCTCCCGCTGGCGCTGATGAAGCCCTGGTCGCTTCCGCTGTTCGTGCTGATCGCGGCGCTCGCTCCTGTCGCGCTGATCTTCCGTTACGGCGTGCTGTCGCCGCTGTCGGTGATCGTGCCGGGGCTGCGGCGTATTGTGGTGGAGCGGTATTCCGCACTGGCGATCAACCCGCAGTTCCGCCGGCGCATGCCGGAGGGCGAGGCGGCGAAGCAGTGGAACCGGATCGAGGCCGCGTGCGCGATCTGGGCGATGTCCCTGATCGCGCTGGTGGCGACCGGCACGATCCCGGCCCGCGCCTTTGCGATCATGGTCGGCGTCGCCTCGGGTCTCGCCGTCATCAATCAGCTGCGCACCCTGGTCGCGCACCTTTGGGAAAATGAGGGCGAGCCGATGACGGTGACCGCTCAGTATCTCGACTCGGTCAACGTGCCGCCGCCTGCCACGCTGCCAGCATTGTGGGCGCCGGTCGGGCTGCGCTACCACGCGCTTCACCATCTGCTGCCGGGCCTTCCGTATCATGCGCTTGGCGAGGCGCATCGTCGGCTGAGCGCGGTGCTCGACAAGGACTCGCCATATTACAAGGCGAACTATGCCGGCATGCCGGGCCTGGTAGCGAAGATCGCGCGGAGCACCATGCTGCCACGCTGA
- a CDS encoding ATP-binding protein: MIADEGVDTKDGPASAWRTFTLLVMGVLGIGVLVALILALGEANRQRDRAVSLQSHSYDVMILARTLSGTIAKSEASLGRYVISGDKQLGQLYFDDWRRAGEQIQRLESLTRDDRGQQRLMARLRSAYRSRGEELSLTALSTTYGKNEQALSRYYAARQAASLDELRVVLDAIITGERDVLLRRTAAAMALVNRSTKAAFVFSVFGVLLLLGALSLGWLTVQALTERAIAQAEADAERARAEELSVAVDEATDELRTQEARLRQAQKMDAVGQLTGGIAHDFNNMLAIVIGGLELAQRSMPSGADETSRHIESAREGALRAAELTRRLLAFAREGPIDPQPIHITTLLENMRDLLDRTLEDGIRIEIVDATEGAYVHADKVQLENCILNLAVNARDAMDGRGVLTINARLEWSDDGDFVALAIRDTGCGMTPQVAERVFEPFFTTKPVGKGTGLGLSQIFSFVRQLGGDVVIDSAPGAGTTVHLRMPRDTTSQTQLETEKAEPATPAPVGSLTILVVEDDPRVLSATTDALQELGHHPIACGSPVQAPAILDQHAPVDLIITDVLMPEQTGPEMIAALDRRHAGIAVLFVTGFAGETRDPELFSGHHVLRKPFTLVALEKAIAEAITRRQSNGPHSLAAE; encoded by the coding sequence GTGATCGCGGACGAGGGCGTCGACACTAAAGACGGGCCGGCCTCGGCCTGGCGCACCTTCACGCTGCTCGTGATGGGTGTGCTGGGGATTGGCGTGCTGGTGGCGCTGATCCTCGCACTCGGCGAGGCGAACCGGCAACGCGACCGCGCCGTATCGCTGCAGTCGCACAGCTATGACGTCATGATCCTGGCGCGAACGCTGTCGGGCACGATTGCAAAGTCCGAAGCGTCGCTGGGGCGGTATGTCATTTCCGGCGATAAGCAACTCGGCCAGCTGTATTTCGACGATTGGCGCCGCGCCGGGGAGCAGATCCAGCGGCTGGAGTCGCTCACCCGCGACGATCGCGGGCAACAGCGCCTTATGGCGCGTCTCCGCTCCGCCTATCGCAGCCGGGGCGAGGAGCTGTCGCTCACGGCGCTGTCGACGACCTACGGGAAAAACGAACAGGCACTGTCACGCTATTACGCTGCGCGACAGGCAGCGTCGCTCGACGAGCTACGCGTCGTGCTCGATGCCATCATCACCGGCGAGCGTGATGTGCTGCTGCGTCGCACGGCCGCTGCCATGGCGCTGGTAAACCGCTCCACCAAGGCGGCATTCGTCTTCTCGGTCTTCGGCGTCCTGCTCCTGCTGGGCGCGCTGTCGCTGGGGTGGCTGACGGTACAGGCCCTGACCGAGCGCGCGATCGCGCAGGCGGAGGCGGATGCCGAGCGCGCCCGCGCCGAGGAACTGTCAGTCGCCGTCGACGAGGCCACCGATGAGCTGCGCACGCAGGAGGCGCGATTGCGGCAGGCGCAGAAGATGGATGCCGTGGGCCAGCTCACCGGCGGTATCGCGCATGATTTCAACAATATGCTGGCGATCGTTATTGGCGGACTTGAACTCGCCCAACGATCCATGCCCAGCGGCGCGGATGAGACGAGCCGACATATCGAAAGTGCGCGCGAAGGTGCCTTGCGCGCCGCGGAGCTGACGCGGCGGCTTCTCGCTTTTGCCCGAGAGGGGCCGATCGACCCGCAGCCGATCCATATCACCACCCTCCTAGAGAATATGCGCGACCTTCTGGATCGCACCCTTGAGGACGGCATCCGGATCGAGATCGTCGATGCGACCGAAGGCGCCTATGTCCATGCGGACAAGGTGCAGCTGGAGAATTGCATCCTCAACCTGGCCGTCAATGCGCGCGACGCGATGGATGGGCGCGGCGTGCTGACGATCAACGCTCGGCTGGAATGGTCGGACGACGGTGACTTCGTTGCGCTCGCCATTCGCGATACGGGTTGCGGCATGACCCCGCAGGTGGCGGAGCGGGTGTTCGAGCCGTTCTTCACCACCAAGCCCGTTGGCAAGGGCACCGGCCTCGGCCTCAGCCAGATCTTCTCCTTCGTGCGGCAGCTGGGCGGCGACGTGGTGATCGACTCCGCGCCGGGAGCCGGGACCACGGTTCACCTGCGCATGCCCCGCGACACCACGTCGCAAACGCAGCTCGAAACCGAAAAGGCCGAGCCCGCGACGCCCGCCCCGGTCGGATCTCTTACCATTCTGGTGGTCGAGGATGATCCCCGGGTGCTATCCGCCACGACAGACGCGCTGCAGGAACTCGGCCATCATCCGATTGCCTGCGGCAGCCCGGTGCAAGCGCCGGCCATACTGGACCAACATGCGCCCGTCGACCTGATCATCACTGACGTCCTGATGCCGGAGCAAACCGGCCCGGAGATGATCGCCGCCCTTGATCGGCGCCACGCGGGCATCGCCGTGCTGTTCGTCACCGGCTTTGCCGGCGAAACCCGCGATCCGGAATTGTTCAGCGGCCACCACGTGCTGCGCAAGCCGTTCACGCTCGTCGCGCTCGAAAAGGCGATCGCCGAGGCAATCACACGGCGTCAATCGAACGGACCGCACAGTCTGGCGGCTGAATGA
- the lptG gene encoding LPS export ABC transporter permease LptG: protein MISFFPSRTVAIYMGKMFLVRTFGILAGLVLVLQALDLLGESGKILAVPGNTDAQVWQYMSLRVPQIIARFLPFSVLLGTILTLITMNQNSEIVALKASGMSAHQVLAPLITASVGIAILSFAFNDRIVARSTATLAQWQKVNYGKLPIDRGDRANVWVRTADDLIQVDQIQGRGDRARLGGVTLYERDGGLLKAIVTAPNGQRRGDGWAIGPARRFDVASGAITDVGTVVIARGVTPDQFTLSTINADGLSFRALNEAIDDLAAAGRPTKALEGSLWHKLSGPLSSVLMPLLGAVAAFGIARSGKLFIRAVIGMALGFAYFVADNFALAMGNLGAYPPFLAAWAPFLLFLLIGEAVLLRTEE from the coding sequence ATGATCTCCTTCTTTCCGTCGCGCACCGTCGCCATCTACATGGGCAAGATGTTCCTGGTCCGCACCTTCGGCATTCTTGCCGGGCTGGTGCTGGTGCTTCAGGCGCTCGATCTGCTTGGCGAATCCGGCAAGATCCTGGCCGTGCCGGGGAACACGGACGCACAGGTGTGGCAATATATGTCGCTGCGCGTGCCGCAGATCATCGCGCGCTTCCTGCCCTTCTCGGTTCTTCTGGGCACGATCCTGACGCTGATCACGATGAACCAGAACAGCGAGATCGTGGCGCTGAAGGCTTCCGGCATGTCCGCGCACCAGGTGCTGGCGCCGCTGATCACCGCCAGTGTCGGGATCGCGATCCTCAGCTTCGCCTTCAACGATCGCATCGTTGCCCGCTCGACCGCGACACTCGCGCAGTGGCAGAAGGTGAACTACGGCAAGCTGCCGATCGACCGCGGCGACCGCGCGAACGTCTGGGTCCGCACCGCGGACGATCTGATCCAGGTCGACCAGATCCAGGGTCGCGGAGACCGTGCGAGGCTGGGCGGCGTGACCTTGTATGAGCGTGACGGCGGCCTGTTGAAGGCGATCGTCACCGCCCCGAACGGCCAACGGCGGGGTGACGGGTGGGCGATCGGCCCCGCCCGCCGCTTTGATGTCGCGAGCGGCGCTATCACGGACGTGGGAACGGTGGTGATCGCACGCGGCGTGACGCCGGATCAGTTCACGCTGTCGACCATCAACGCCGACGGCCTCTCGTTCCGCGCATTGAACGAGGCGATCGACGATCTCGCCGCCGCCGGGCGCCCGACGAAGGCGCTTGAAGGTTCCTTATGGCACAAGCTGTCGGGCCCGCTTTCGTCCGTGCTGATGCCACTGCTTGGCGCGGTCGCCGCCTTCGGCATCGCCCGCTCGGGAAAGCTTTTCATCCGCGCCGTGATCGGCATGGCGTTGGGCTTCGCCTATTTCGTCGCGGACAATTTCGCGCTCGCGATGGGCAATCTGGGCGCCTACCCGCCCTTTCTGGCGGCCTGGGCGCCGTTTCTGCTGTTCCTGCTGATCGGCGAAGCGGTGCTGCTGCGCACCGAGGAATAG
- a CDS encoding M23 family metallopeptidase: MRVGRGSQTAIVGAAAVVVAFAGYGAATATGQAAIAAGLTAAPRSEQRIQTMERKLAHMQTRVATIRKTAEQHATRLEQRQALLAAALTGVGDEKKLALATLKIDPTGDRLAAFALAPFGKVERRQAMLADVALDQLQARYQHATQEIRERGLRPERLVKGRKQAVVGAMGGPLIPAASAEATADLNADAQFRSLFMTWKKLDTLEQGVISIPSVQPVQHLSFTSNFGVRSDPFRGTAAMHAGVDIPGPTGTPIYATADGVVNHAGRQGGYGNMIEINHGKGIATRYGHLSKIIISDNARVRRGQIIGLMGSTGRSTGPHLHYEVRIDGAAVNPVPFLTTADYLLAAQDRSVSQIPVSTGGPAAQDALEH, translated from the coding sequence ATGCGTGTTGGCCGTGGATCGCAGACGGCGATCGTCGGCGCCGCTGCCGTTGTGGTCGCCTTTGCCGGCTATGGTGCCGCCACCGCGACTGGCCAGGCTGCGATAGCCGCTGGCCTGACGGCCGCGCCGCGCTCGGAGCAGCGCATCCAGACCATGGAACGCAAGCTCGCGCACATGCAGACGCGCGTGGCCACGATCCGCAAGACCGCCGAACAGCATGCCACCCGGCTGGAGCAGCGCCAGGCGCTGCTCGCCGCAGCGCTGACCGGCGTGGGCGACGAGAAGAAGCTGGCGCTCGCAACCCTGAAGATCGATCCCACTGGCGATCGGCTGGCCGCCTTTGCGCTGGCGCCGTTCGGCAAGGTGGAGCGCCGTCAGGCAATGCTGGCCGATGTCGCGCTCGATCAGCTGCAGGCCCGCTACCAGCATGCGACGCAGGAAATCCGCGAGCGCGGCTTGCGGCCCGAGCGTCTGGTGAAGGGGCGCAAGCAGGCCGTCGTCGGCGCGATGGGCGGTCCGCTGATCCCGGCCGCGAGCGCGGAAGCGACCGCCGACCTGAACGCCGACGCGCAATTCCGCTCGCTGTTCATGACCTGGAAGAAGCTGGACACGCTGGAACAGGGGGTGATCTCCATCCCGTCCGTTCAGCCGGTTCAGCACCTGTCGTTCACGAGCAACTTCGGTGTTCGCAGCGATCCGTTCCGCGGAACGGCGGCGATGCACGCGGGCGTCGACATTCCCGGGCCGACCGGTACCCCGATCTATGCCACGGCAGATGGCGTCGTGAACCACGCCGGCCGCCAGGGCGGCTATGGCAACATGATCGAGATCAACCATGGCAAGGGGATCGCCACCCGCTATGGCCACCTGTCGAAGATCATCATCAGCGACAATGCGCGCGTGCGTCGCGGGCAGATCATCGGCTTGATGGGGTCGACCGGCCGCTCGACCGGTCCGCACCTTCACTATGAGGTCCGGATCGATGGCGCTGCCGTAAACCCGGTGCCGTTCCTGACCACCGCCGATTATCTCCTGGCGGCGCAGGATCGCTCCGTCAGTCAGATCCCGGTTTCCACCGGTGGACCTGCCGCGCAGGACGCTCTGGAACATTGA
- the erpA gene encoding iron-sulfur cluster insertion protein ErpA, translating to MATLAADIALTSAAAARVATIASKQNKPAILRLSVEGGGCSGFQYRFGFADAPEAGDVVTETDGVRLVVDDVSLDLVRGASVDYVESLGGAAFKVDNPNAASGCGCGTSFSV from the coding sequence ATGGCTACACTCGCTGCTGACATCGCGCTGACCTCCGCTGCCGCAGCCAGGGTCGCGACCATCGCAAGCAAGCAGAACAAGCCTGCCATCCTCCGTCTGTCGGTGGAGGGCGGCGGCTGTTCCGGCTTTCAATACCGCTTCGGCTTTGCTGATGCGCCAGAGGCTGGCGACGTGGTGACGGAGACGGACGGCGTTCGGCTGGTGGTAGATGACGTGAGCCTGGATCTCGTCCGGGGTGCGTCAGTGGATTACGTCGAGTCTCTCGGTGGTGCCGCGTTCAAGGTCGATAATCCGAACGCCGCGTCGGGTTGCGGTTGCGGGACCAGCTTCTCGGTGTAA
- the lptF gene encoding LPS export ABC transporter permease LptF, with amino-acid sequence MKSIDRYMARLIALPLFSTLVIAAMLLLLDRMLRLFDFVATEGGPVSVVWQLLANLLPEYLGLGIPIGLMLGVLLAFRRLATSSELDVMRGVGMSYRRLLRVPYMYAVGLALINLAIVGFIQPRARYAYEGLRFELRTGALGASIKVGEFTHLGDRMTLRIERSRDKGRELSGIFVRAETAQGDRISVTAQRGQFFATDDPNTIIFRLTDGTLIHNRANFPAPRVLTFSAHDLPIDLPKFEQFRARGGRNLEYTIPELARIGATSGSEETRHGSQAELYFRLAEVLMMFLLPLLAVALGVPPKRSTSALGVFVSIVMVVAYHKVNQYAASIGELGRVDPFIALWTPFAIFAALIIWMYYTLAYVPGGQPIGALERGASKALKAITRRMPGRRGRDTRE; translated from the coding sequence ATGAAATCGATCGACCGCTACATGGCCCGGCTGATCGCGCTGCCGCTGTTCTCCACATTGGTGATCGCGGCAATGCTTCTGCTGCTGGATCGCATGCTCCGCCTGTTCGACTTCGTGGCGACGGAGGGCGGGCCGGTCAGCGTGGTGTGGCAGCTGCTCGCCAATCTCCTGCCGGAATATCTTGGCCTGGGCATTCCGATCGGCCTGATGCTGGGCGTGCTGCTTGCCTTTCGGCGGCTCGCCACCTCGTCCGAGCTGGACGTGATGCGCGGCGTGGGGATGAGCTACCGCCGGCTGCTGCGCGTGCCCTATATGTACGCGGTCGGGCTCGCGCTCATCAACCTTGCCATTGTCGGCTTCATCCAGCCGCGTGCGCGTTACGCCTATGAGGGGCTTCGGTTCGAACTTCGCACCGGTGCGCTTGGCGCCTCGATCAAGGTGGGCGAATTCACCCATCTGGGCGATCGCATGACGCTGCGCATCGAACGCAGCCGGGACAAGGGACGCGAGCTTTCGGGCATCTTCGTCCGCGCGGAAACAGCGCAGGGCGACCGGATCAGCGTGACGGCGCAGCGTGGGCAATTCTTCGCGACGGACGATCCGAACACGATCATCTTTCGCCTGACGGATGGGACGCTGATCCACAATCGGGCGAATTTCCCCGCCCCGCGCGTCCTGACCTTCAGCGCGCACGACCTTCCGATCGACCTTCCCAAGTTCGAGCAGTTCCGCGCACGCGGCGGGCGCAATCTGGAATATACGATTCCCGAGCTCGCCCGGATCGGGGCGACGAGCGGCAGTGAGGAAACCCGGCATGGCAGCCAGGCGGAGCTCTATTTCCGGCTGGCCGAAGTGCTGATGATGTTCCTGCTACCGCTGCTAGCCGTCGCGCTGGGCGTGCCGCCGAAGCGGTCCACTTCGGCACTCGGCGTGTTCGTGTCGATCGTAATGGTGGTCGCCTATCACAAGGTGAACCAATATGCGGCGTCAATCGGCGAGCTTGGCCGCGTGGATCCGTTCATCGCGCTCTGGACGCCGTTCGCGATCTTCGCCGCGCTGATCATCTGGATGTACTATACCTTGGCCTATGTTCCGGGCGGACAGCCGATCGGCGCGCTTGAACGCGGGGCGAGCAAGGCGCTGAAGGCGATCACCCGCCGCATGCCCGGCCGCCGTGGACGGGATACGCGCGAATGA